The sequence below is a genomic window from Ipomoea triloba cultivar NCNSP0323 chromosome 10, ASM357664v1.
TTATCAAATTTGATGTATAACAGAAATGGAAGGTGTTATTTCGGTGTTTTATAGCCATCCCAGAAAAGTAAAGCCTCAGACTACTCGATCTTGGGATTTTGTCAACTTATTAGAAGCAATAAATGGTAGTCCAACCGGCAGAGAGGAATTGTTGCGTAAAGCAAATAGTGGAAAGGATGTAATTGTTGGTATGATGGACACGGGTAAGcaagataaagatatatatatttgactTCATTCAATTTCACTTAATTTTGGTTGTCACAATTATATGTAACTTTTCACtttaattatattcttgatATGTATTAGGTGTATGGCCTGAGTCTCCTACTTTCAGTGACCAAGGTATGGAGCCAGTTCCTCATTCATGGAAAGGAATGTGCCAAGAAGGTGCTGCCTTCAACTCATCTCATTGCAACAGGTGATTTGATtgacttttcttttatttttttttgtgtttgggcATTAAGAGAAAATAGAGTGTCTGAgtatttaaagaaaatagagTCAATAAAACATATGTATTCTAGTCAACTTAAAAATTCCAATTTGAGAGAGCATATCTTCTTAGATTTTTAGTTcaaagaaatttcaaaattctttatttttctgtCACTCTTCTCTCTCCTGTCTCTTCAAGCTAatttcactattattattattaccactgCAACAACaacacaccaccaccaccaccagctCCGCACAACATCATCtctaccattattattattagttcaagaaaaatgaactaaaaaaaatgtatttatttttagcaaaatagaaaaagataattttttaacattcaaccaaacactaaaaaattaaaatattttatatatagagcatgagtcattttctgaaaattatttttagtaaaaCATTTTCATACGTCCAAACTGaaacttaatttatttacatttttgttATGCTTTCAACTCTCCACCAATAaatccttttgttttttaatattatattcaaattaaataacagGAAACTAATTGGAGCACGATACTACCTAAAGAGTTACGAAGCCAACTTCGGTCGTCTCAATCAGACCATAGACTTCAAATCGCCGAGAGACGCTAACGGCCATGGAACTCACACGGCTTCAACCGTGGGCGGCCGTAGAGTCCCAAACGCCGCCGCCCTCGGCGGCTTCGGCGACGGGACTGCCTCCGGTGGGGCCCCACTGGTGCGCCTCGCCATCTACAAGGTTTGCTGGAGACTTCCCAACAACCAAACCGTATTGGAAGAAGAAGTGACGTGCCTCGATGACGACATTCTTGCCGCATTCGACCAAGCAATCTCCGATGGCGTCCATGTGATCAGCGCGTCCCTGGGATCTATACCTACCGGAGGGTATTACAAAGAAGATGGCGTGGCCATCGGAGCGTTACATGCAGTGAAGCGTAATATTGTGGTGTCATGTAGTGCCGGAAATGATGGACCCACGCCGTCCACGGTGGGTAATGTGGCGCCGTGGATCATCACGGTGGGTGCAAGCAGTATTGATCGAGTTTTTTCCTCGCCTTTAAAGCTAGGAAACGGCATGATCGTTGAGGTATACCAATAGTACTGTTTCAAAATAACAGCTCTCCATATTTTAACCAATAGaacttatattttatttgtaacttaaaataaactacaaatatagccttaaattaaaaatgataatgggtcgtttttatgtttttactaAGTCAATAGCTTGACAAAACATCTGGATTCGAGTTGCCACCAAGTCAAAGTATTATTTACATACCACTAGATATGTTTTGTAACATATGTAATATTTGTTGACTTACAGGGACAAACAATCACTCCtattggaagaagaaaaatgctTCCATTAGTTTACGCTGGCAATGTAGAAATTCCCGGAACGACCAATAGCTCTACCACAGGGTAAAATGCATCCAtgcacataaatacataatctcttttattttattttccctcaattttgcatgcatatatatgtgtaaaGTTGAGGATTCAATCCACTAATATATCTTCCTTTCAGGCTGTGCATACCTGGTACCCTTTCAAGAAACCTCGTAAAAGGAAAGATTGTGGTTTGCCGGAGAACTCCTACCATATTAGCATCGCAAGAGGTGCAAAGAGCTGGCGGCGCTGCTACCATACTAGGAAATCTATACAACGAAATACAAGTTGAACCTTTTCTGCATCCCACAACTGTTGTTTTCAGTTACGGTTTATTTGCAATCCTCAAATACATTAGTAACGATGAGAATCCGATGGCAACTCTTCTCCCGGGGGAGACAGTTCTGGGGACCAAGCCAGCGCCTGTCATGGCTTCTTTCACCTCCTTAGGCCCCAACATCATCGAACCAAACATTCTCAAAGTATGTTAATTAGTTATCGTTTTTCTTTGCTTTTTCAGTACTTTAGCTTAGATCTAAgctgttaggatcaagcgcttaccacttaCGCCAAAAGGTTCGAAGGCGCAACAAGTAGACACCATCATATATTTTCGCAGATTGAGTGTTGAACTTGACCTTTTTATCGTTTACGAGCATCTACCTAACAATTCCTCAGTTACAGGGTCCTAGACTCGGCCCTTTACCTGTATCAGCAAGCATTATGGCTAATGAGTAATAACTTACTTTAATTTGCGGGTTTCAGCCGGACATTAGTGCGCCTGGATTGAACATATTAGCAGCATGGAGCGAGGCATCGTCTCCCACAAATGTGGCATTTGATAATCGAGTGACAAAGTACAACATAATATCGGGAACTTCGATGTCTTGTCCGCACGTTTCTGCCGTAGCTGCCCTTCTTAAGGCCATTCATCCCGATTGGAGCAGTGCTGCCATAAGATCAGCCCTCATGACCACAGGTACTATGCATGTCCATCCCCTTGATTTAAATATATCtcataataaaattcattatatattcataaatttcTATTGCATAATGACTtcaaaaacaattttatttaacaattaaatacataacaAAGTCAATCAAATAGTGATATATTGGAACCATTTTGGTTAGTGTGAACAGTTGTGCAATCTCATAGCTTAAGACAGGTTGGGAGTTTAAAACTCCCTCTCGCATGAAAAACGTCTTTTAAGTTATgtgggttcacaatgcaatatgaaccctgacctgttccatggtataacaattgagtaTGAGCTTAAACCAATTCCGAGCCTACTCAGGACATTTTGTggtctaataaaaaaaatagtgatatTAGTTCTGctcttattttattagattagactaaaatttattatttttattttgtccgCTATTGAGATAGGACTTAATATATGGGACATACCCTAGAGCTTTGGCCCTCCCAAAAttttttttgattaatttgtgtgtatgtatatatgtatgtatagttatTACATAAGTAAGTTTGGCAAGAGCTTTTTAGTACTGACTAtcgttttttttattttttccagcAACTACTAATAATGTGGTAGGGGCACCAATAGTGAACGCAACAGGATATGTTGCCACGCCATTTGAATACGGTGCAGGGCATATTTTGCCATCAAAAGCCATGGATCCTGGACTAGTCTATGATGCAAGTTATACTGACTATCTTCTCTTCCTTTGCAATAGAGGCGTCACTCTTGATTCTTCTTTCAAGTGTCCCAAACACACACCATCAGCAAGTAACTTTAACTATCCATCATTATCAATAGCCAACCTCCGAGGATCCATGACAGTTAAAAGAACCGTCACTAATGTCGGAAAAGGCAACTCAACATACATTGTCACAGTAACACCGCCGTCAGGGTATGTTGTTGCTGTTTCTCCAATGACCTTAAGGTTTAGTCGGGAGGGAGAAAAGCAAAGCTTCAATGTAACAATTAGAATTAACAGTGTTAATAGGAAGAGAAATGGGTTTGCCTTTGGTTGGTACTCATGGACGGATGGGGATCATGTTGTGACTAGTCCAATTGCAGTATCATCGGCATAAGGtgatacattattaattaaactTGAGTAAAGAAATGAAATGTAATAATGAGAGCATAGTGTACTTTAATGGATTATTAATCAGGAATAATGGTTAATGAAAATGAGAAATTGATGTTAATTCGACCACTAAATCTGTCTATTTGATAGAGAAAAGAGTTCtaatttatgattatttatatGAGAATAATGTCAATTTTTCATTACTTATAATTTCTCACTTGCATTCTTCCCATTTTGATTTGAGATAAATGACATTACTAAAAGTGGGAGTGTTACAATAGCTAaggaattgaaaatgaaattaatttattcaaatatatatttttgaaatgtCACAATATTTATGTTAGCTTTTCAGGAATTGGAAATGTGATATGTTTAATAGGAAAATGGTTCTAATTTTCTATGGACCAAAGTTCACCTGCATTGTGGACCCTTCAGATTATATGtcttcaattaacatattaagtgcccacaattaataaattatgtgcctGAATATAAATTGAACgcacaaaatatgttaactacatacaCACAATAAGTTAACTATAGGTAAATAATAagttaactacagacacataatatgtaaaCATATTATACGCATGTAGCTAACATATATTGTGcctgtaattaatatattatatgcatatagTTAACATATGATGTgcctgtagttaacatattattgaccttcaatttatttacagaccCATAATTTATCAACTTAggacataatatgttaacaacACAATTTTTGGACCAGGATCTACAATGTAATGTGGACCTCAGTCAATTTCTTCatttcactacaaaaaaaccCACTTTGACCCAACCTAAATTGGGAGTAGAAGTCACATATTTGTTCCACTTATCCCAACTCtcaaatcttaaaaaaaaaatgctgatCTGGGTCTTAAACTCTTAGTTATTTTCCTATGGCAAAGGCATATGTACTCTTTTATAGGTAAGTATCTACAGACGCATAAGAAGTAGTAAATTAAATTGTGATTAtatgataaagaaaaaaaaaagatagaaatGTAAAAACAAACTTGTATATTGTTTTACCGATGATAGATCGAGCAACGTAACAATATTTATTCATGGCACAACTTGTTCAATGTTTACACCATATAATACTTTGCGTGTGTGAAGTGAAGTGGTGATGATACATATTGCACTTCTATATTCTATTTATTGAAAATATCTACATATGTTCTGTCTTAGTTTCAGATAGATAGTCACATGATAAAGTCAATTAATCCTTGGactcactactacaaaaatatcttttaacgtcggttattttagacatacgacgtcggttttttccGACGTAGTTCCAGCAGATGTtatatgattttcaaaattttatttcacttttaatgtcaatttttcaaaaaactgaCGTTATATGTTGTTTCTGTATAATGACTGTTCTTCATCGTCAGCAGCTTCCTTGTTGGAATATTCTTCATCATCAATTCTCTTGAAGTCATCTACCACCTCTGCCGTAGCCAGTAGGTGCAAGCCCTGCTTATATATTCCTATAGATTTTTAAGAAGAAATTCAATGATGTTAATTTCTTCTAATATCTCAAGGAGTAAAGCCATTCGAATAATATGTGTTATCTCAAGGATTTGTTAACATTTTATTCCTAGAAAACTTTCAGTATTAAAATGTCTTTGCAGAAAGAAATCATGCATGTCTATATATAGCATGTAGTCATCCATCAATGATTGTTCATTTCAATCTTATGATGCACCTACCATTTCCATCCTGCACAATTACAATGAAGAGGGGATGTGAATACACAACAAACTTTCATGAAATGCATAAATTATGAATTGCATGTGTATCACCAAAGACAAATTAAAGCTAAGTATATATGAATGTTCTAATCGTGCTTGTCCATTTCAATTTAGTAGATCAGAGAAAGATCCATTGCTAGAAAAGCATACATTTCCAAAggtgttttcttttcttaaaatacgtatgattgttataatttataagaaaaattctCAATgtcacataataattaatactgaCAGCCTGAAAGTTATAAAGAGAAATGAGtgataacatttttattattaaaactattattattcAACAAGTTAATTCGATTAAGACTAGGAAAATAAGGAAAAGGTAATCATATCAAAAACAAAGATTAAATGAGATGTAAAATAAGCGCACacatatgtatattattttgtaagtgCACACTataaaccttaaaccctaaccTCTAAACCTAACAAAATTGACCATGTGGTGCACATCCAATGCCCTCCAACCAATGCACATCCAACCGTCCTACAATCCACTGCACATCCAAACGTCCTACGATCCGCTGCACTAAGCACACTAATGCACATCCTTACAACCTATGATGCACCACCATTGACAAATATCCCCCagcgaaaaaaaaaatccccaaaCACATACCCAACGCCCTCCAACCAATGCACACCTCAAAGCCTCACACTACACCACACTTAGGTTAttatccatttcatcaggttagtTGCTTACGTGGACGCGCGGTGAATTGAcagtttaaaataatttttaataataaactactaactaaaataaaaaattaaaataattttttttaaaaaaacacacaccataataaagcaaaagttgttttgtgaaagaaattgactttccgtaaataataataataataataataataataataataataataataaataaataaattaattaattaattaaatttgattcatccatAGGTTTCCTATCAAGGTGTCAAGGGTATTATTAAGAAGGGTGGCCgcatgtgtgtttttttttttatttctttttaattttttaattttttattttaatagtttattattaagcaAGTATCCTGATGATAAAAtgcatggtaacctgctatcggGTGAGATTGCATATATttagagtgttcagtggcctaattgaactttttttttggttcagtgacctaattgcactttcaggttacgttcagtggccaatttaaACCTTATTCCTTTTATAAATGTAAGACTGATTAAAATTGATTCTTAGTTTTGTCCTGTGTATGTTCTCATAGGATCCTAAGCCTATATGTGTGTGAGAGATTTTGCTAAGCTAATAAATAAGGTTATAATTTAGgttttttttcttacttttttttttcttactccAAATAATTCAAAGGATAATGATATGATTATATTAAACCAATTTTGCCAgtcaatataattattaaattcaactTAACATAATCTAATGAACAAATATGGAGTCATGAAGTTAACTAAGATATTTCTAGTTGCAGATAAGAGTATATAATAACTAGTCAAATTATCAGCAATTGGttaattaggaattttattgtcAACAACTCAGCCCACAGAAACCCAGACGTGAAGAATTGACGTCGTCTTCTCAATCGGATTTCATAGATATGATATGGTCAATGTGCCTTACTTTgtatttctcttttttaattacaaCTAAACTTATTTGAACCAGTCTTAAATGACTAAGTAAGTGTTACAATTATAGATTCAAAATGGGTGTACTATACGACGtaccataatttttttatttgcagatGCCCGCGTAAAATAGCTTGGTaaacaatatacattattttattatcaccTTTGCGTATATATATGGCACAGATCAAAGAGGGAAATTCAGAACCAAAGTGTACTATTCAacgaagaaaatgaagaatttttcTGTGATTGTTCCGTTTATTGTCGTTCTTAATGTCCTAGcagcagcttcatctgcagTAGAGAGAAAGGTTTCATATTTTATCTATCCagcttttattttttctttttcttttagacCACGTGGTATCTGAATAGATCCTAATTATAAATGGAAGCCACTTATAAGCTTGTACGTATATTCAAACTAATCCTTGTTTTCAGAGTGCATGGACACTCACTCCAATGAAGCTGGTTTCTGCCTTTAGTTTTTCATGCTCGATAAATGTATATTTATCCGTGAATataatgaaattctttttggTTTGTTGTTATGTGCAGGTTTATGTGGTATATCTTGGGGAGCACAGTGGGGGGAAATCTTtcaaagaaattgaagatcACCATTGCTCCTTTCTCCACTCTGTAAAGGGTTCCAAAGAAGAAGCTAGAGCCTCTCTAGTTCACAGCTACAAGAATGTTATCAATGGCTTCTCTGCTTTGCTTACCCAAGAAGAAGCAGACAGGATATCAGGTCTGATGATCTGAACATTTACCACTATGATATGAGATCATGCATACTATTACTACTAGTTTTTGTTGTTGATTTACCAAATTTGGTGTATATATAACAGAAATGGAAGGTGTTATCTCGGTGTTTCATAGCGACCCCACAGAAATAAAGCCTCATACTACGAGATCTTGGGATTTTGTCAACTTACTCGAATCAATAAATAATGGTAACTCAGTAGGCGGAGGAGAGGATTTGTTGAGTAAAACAAATGGTGGAAAAGATGTAATTGTGGGCATTATGGACTCAGGTAAGATATAccttatttccttatatttgtGAAGCAGTTAAAGCCACAGACTGATGGCAGTTAACTCTACTCTTTGAACTGCAACCCAACAAGCTATGATCATTTCCTTACACTTAGCTTCCATTATTTTATAATGTTGATATTAGGTGTGTGGCCAGAGTCTCCCAGCTTCAGCGACGAAGGTATGAAACCAATTCCTAGTTCATGGAAAGGAATATGCCAAGAAGGTGTTGCCTTTAACTCATCTCATTGCAATAGGtgagttttaatttcttttcatttattattttcattttgacaaaaatttgtgtgagaccgtctcatagATATTTGTCCATTAGACGGGTCGAgttaagataaaatgtaatatatatatatatatatatatatatatatatatatatatgtatgtatatatgtatatatatatactcaaaaatgtaatac
It includes:
- the LOC116031389 gene encoding subtilisin-like protease SBT5.6, coding for MKMKSYSFILLFLLIILNVLAAETKVYVVYLGEHSGGKSLKEIEDHHCSFLLSVKGSKEEATASLVHSYKNVINGFSALLTQEEADRISEMEGVISVFYSHPRKVKPQTTRSWDFVNLLEAINGSPTGREELLRKANSGKDVIVGMMDTGVWPESPTFSDQGMEPVPHSWKGMCQEGAAFNSSHCNRKLIGARYYLKSYEANFGRLNQTIDFKSPRDANGHGTHTASTVGGRRVPNAAALGGFGDGTASGGAPLVRLAIYKVCWRLPNNQTVLEEEVTCLDDDILAAFDQAISDGVHVISASLGSIPTGGYYKEDGVAIGALHAVKRNIVVSCSAGNDGPTPSTVGNVAPWIITVGASSIDRVFSSPLKLGNGMIVEGQTITPIGRRKMLPLVYAGNVEIPGTTNSSTTGLCIPGTLSRNLVKGKIVVCRRTPTILASQEVQRAGGAATILGNLYNEIQVEPFLHPTTVVFSYGLFAILKYISNDENPMATLLPGETVLGTKPAPVMASFTSLGPNIIEPNILKPDISAPGLNILAAWSEASSPTNVAFDNRVTKYNIISGTSMSCPHVSAVAALLKAIHPDWSSAAIRSALMTTATTNNVVGAPIVNATGYVATPFEYGAGHILPSKAMDPGLVYDASYTDYLLFLCNRGVTLDSSFKCPKHTPSASNFNYPSLSIANLRGSMTVKRTVTNVGKGNSTYIVTVTPPSGYVVAVSPMTLRFSREGEKQSFNVTIRINSVNRKRNGFAFGWYSWTDGDHVVTSPIAVSSA